One Dioscorea cayenensis subsp. rotundata cultivar TDr96_F1 chromosome 15, TDr96_F1_v2_PseudoChromosome.rev07_lg8_w22 25.fasta, whole genome shotgun sequence genomic region harbors:
- the LOC120278218 gene encoding uncharacterized protein LOC120278218 produces the protein MEKFGSSTTPFLQPPPRPPPASEPYYGIPAPIYDPSPPTYILLPVFPRRRRRPCRWCGSLLSSSCLLSLAFVSVLLAGSLFFLWPSDPEISVARLRLNRIHVFPQPIVRLDISIGLEIKVRNRDFFSLDYDSVVASIGYRGRRLGSVISKGGHLVARGVSYVDAELHLDGIRVLNDVFYLIEDLARGSIPLDTVTEIEGQLHLFSLDVPIQGRISCAVHVNPENQTIIHQGCYPE, from the exons ATGGAGAAGTTCGGCTCCTCCACAACGCCGTTCCTCCAGCCGCCTCCACGGCCTCCGCCGGCGTCGGAGCCCTACTACGGCATCCCGGCGCCGATCTACGACCCCTCTCCCCCCACCTACATCCTTCTCCCTGTCTTCCCCCGTCGCCGGCGCCGCCCGTGTCGCTGGTGCGGCTCGCTTCTCTCCTCTTCCTGTCTCCTCTCCCTCGCCTTCGTATCCGTTCTCCTCGCTGGCTCTCTCTTCTTCCTCTGGCCCTCCGATCCGGAGATCTCCGTCGCCCGTCTCCGCCTCAACCGCATCCATGTCTTCCCCCAACCCATCGTCAGGCTGGACATCTCCATCGGCCTTGAGATCAAGGTTCGGAACCGGGATTTTTTCTCTCTCGACTACGACAGTGTCGTCGCCTCGATTGGGTATCGAGGGCGGAGGCTCGGGTCGGTGATATCAAAGGGTGGGCATTTGGTGGCGCGCGGAGTGTCGTATGTCGACGCGGAGCTCCATCTGGATGGGATTCGTGTTCTGAATGATGTCTTTTATCTCATTGAAGACCTCGCCAGGGGTTCCATTCCTCTTGACACTGTTACTGAGATCGAAGGCCAGCTTCACCTCTTCTCCCTTGATGTCCCAATTCAG ggAAGAATCTCCTGTGCAGTGCATGTAAATCCTGAAAATCAAACTATCATTCATCAGGGTTGTTATCCTGAG TGA